The following DNA comes from Miscanthus floridulus cultivar M001 chromosome 5, ASM1932011v1, whole genome shotgun sequence.
TTGGCAAGTCCTGTTCCAGGCGTCGGGCTCATGAGACCGGCTTTACATCCCTAGTCCGACAGCTAAACGGAGGTGGTCAACAAGATCGTGATGTACCTCTGGTGCATGACCAGCGATCAGCCTCTGAGACCGAGTACATCTACAACACGTCCTTCCACGTAGCGCTCAAGGAAACCCAGCCCAAGCTGTTATATGGCCATGACACCCCTCCTGCCTCGCTCCACTCCTACAAGGCGGTGAATGTTCATGACGCCGCCGTGGCACCACAAACCTTGGCAGAGTGTGCAGAGTTCTTGGAAGATGTCCGCATTTAATTGGAACAAGCTCAGGTCAAGACCAAGAAGATGTATGATCGAGGTCATCATGCCTTGTTCTTCCAAGCGCACATATAGGCGACAGAATAGGAAGGTTTAGATTTAGTTCAAATATTCGATTGGATAGCAAATATTTTCAATAGATTGGATTAGTTAAGTTTAGTAAGTTTGATAACTTGTGCAAGGGGCAATTGTAGTCCGGCCTATATATAAAGCCCTTGATGTAATATGGAAAAGGCAAGTAATAGATCAATCTATTTCTCCCAACTCTTGTTCACCCAAAGCGCAGAGCAGTCGAGGCTTGACCCCAGCCCACTGCCGCCATTGTTGTCAGCAGGAACTCCTACCTATTCCAATATAAATGGTACAGCCAAGCTGACTCTTAAGCAAAATCATGAAGAAAAAAACAGTCAATTACAGTATTGGGATCCTTTCCTAAAATTGCTTAATCGCTTGCTGGCTACTATTGTTCCATTATTGAGTTGCACCAAAATCCTAAGCACCTGGAACTGAATAggttgttttgtaaatttttctTTGGTGCTAAGGATTTTGCATACAAAGTAACACTCTCACAGGACAGACATTAGACCCAAAACAAACCATTTATAAAAAGCCAGTGACACAGAGAACAGAAAACTGTAATAAGACCATGCTGAATAAAATATTTTGAAGCCACAAGAAGCAAAAGGTTACCTGGTGGCACGGCTTCAACTGAACAATGGCAAGATGCCCAGCAAACCTAGTAGATGTCACTCATACTCAAATTGTACATCGACATGCACATACTTCCTCATGAGGCAGACTATGAATGAGGTAAAGCTTGCTAACATCTGGCGCTCCTCTCGCGTTTTTGCCTCAGAAAGAACACCATGAATAACAAGTTTCTTGAGATTTGGACACCTTCCAATCATACCAAACACCCAGGGTCCAAAGTGCTCACTTATTACTGTCCAACCAAGTTCCAGAACTGAGACATTCTCCAGTGGTGATGATCCCTGAAGGCTGTAGTGAAGTAACCCATCTCGTAATTCATAACTCAATGAAAGATGCCTAAGAAGAGGAAATGAAACAGCTATAGTTTCTGAATCCACAATCTCATCCTCGTCATCAAACACAACACCCCAAAATCGTAGCATACGCAAATTAGATGCTCTGGATATCATGCTATAGAATTTTGGCCACACTATTGTGAAGTTGCTCACGTCTACTGCCTCCAAATGATCAGTATTGTCCCCAATATCCAAATGAGTAACACTGACATCATCAATCTTAAGATGCTTTAGTGTTCCTTTCCCGTTAAGCTCAAACAGATCAAGATTTAAAGCATTCAGGTGCAGAACTTCCAAATTATCTGCATCAAGTATGATCTTATCTACACCTACCGATTTTGCAAAGAGACTTTTCAATGTATGGCTTGTGAGCTCCATCGTAGATTGTGAGTCTGAAGTGACAACCTCAAGGACATCAAGTGCTAATGACGCTATTCTCGGGCAAGCAGCAACTAAAAGGCTCAAATCCAAGGCCGAAATGCTGACATGCCTCAGGGAAAGGGATTTCAGACAAGTGAACCTCTGATAGCTTGGTTCAACACCTGTGATGGTGTTATGATCCAAATCTAGCATTTCGAGCTTCTGTCTACCACACTTTTCAAGAATGTTTACATTGGGTATTGTCCTGACATTGTAAGACAAGCTCCGGAGTGTCTCCCTGGTATACATGAGCCATGCAATCACTGGTGCTGCAGAGAACTCATGAGTGTTATCGATATGAATCGAAAGGCATTGCAGCCCCATAGTCTGAAATATAGTTTGTGTGATGACAATCTCCAACTGACGGGTAGTCATGTCCCGTGGAAAGTCATCGGAGTTGAAGGACAGTGAACGAAGGTGCCTCCTGCATGCATCTCGCCACTTGCGGCATACCGCAGAGGCAACCATGACATCACGTGCAACACCAAGATGGGAAAGAATGTTGCCAACGACTTCAACAGGGAGAAGCTCCATTTTTGGCGCTCCACACTATCAACTAAAACCTAATGAAGAATTTTCTCCAACACAACCAATACAGACTTCTAGCATGGAGTTGCATGCATTTTCATATCCGCATATATCAATCACGTTTTAAGGCCTCATCGCCTTCGTTCCCTGCAAAATGGCAATGATAATTAGCAATTACTGCCAATTACTCCTATTGAGTAACATCAGTCTGTAGTCTCTAGAGACTATGTCGATGTTCAGGCCCAGCTACGAGGATACCAAACTGTTCAGTAGCCATATGATCCACCCAAGCAATTTTTAACTAGCCGACACGAGCAAAAGCATAGTTGGCCATCATTGAGCGATTTCCCAGCAAGAAAATCCCTCTCGACCAAATCTAGATCAAGATCAGCTCGCTTAGACGTAGCACTGAAAACTATATTACGCAGTTCTTCGGTTGGACCGCAGAAAGGGATCACAGGAAGATTGAATCTAGATAATTCAACATATAATTCTTCAATTCGAAGAGGGCGTGCAATTTCAAACACGATAAATAAGAGAGGTGGGGGCGAGAAAGAAGGAGCCAACCTTCGTCGCAATGGCAATACGAAGACGATGAGGCCAGTGAAACCGGCAGGACCGGGGGTTGGCTGCGCGCTTTCGCCGGATCTACACAGCACAAGCCGGTTCGTCGTGGCGGCACCCGAGATCGACTTCACACAAGAACCCGCGTCCGAATGATCTGTGTCCCTCGACTCCGGCTGACGCCTGATCCGAGAACAAACCGTCTTCTACGAAGGACCCGCGTCGCCGACGCACCGGCGTGTAGGCACCAGCTGAAGGCCGGGAAGAGGTCGGAGAGGTGGCAGCGCAAGTCTCCGCAACCGGAGATGCGGCGCTGACTCCTGATTCCTGAGGGGAGGGAGGGGCCTCGGGCACGGCGCTGAATCGCGACCACGGCAGCGTCGCGGCGAGGAGAGGAGGCGCTGCGCCCGACGAACACCCACGGGTAAAAGAAAAAAACGGCTGACGAGCCGTGGGCCGCTGGGAGAAGCGGATTGGGCCTAGCAATTTCATGGTTCAGAGCTTAACCGAACGCGTGTCTATGACGGGCTCACAAGCTCAGAAGCTCTTCGTAACCACGAAAGATCCACAACCGGCCCAGCCCACGGTATAACCCTAGCCCCAAGGTATTTAACTCCCAGCGGCAGTCGGCCACGCTCCCAgccggacgccgccgccgctcgctctGTCGCCCGCTATCCTCTCCCGACCACAGCCCGAAGGTGAGCCCCAACTTCCCGCCGAAATTAACAGAATCAGGATTTGAATTCTGTAGTAGTGGAATCAGGAGATCTCAAGGTCTGTTTGGTGCAAATGGCAACATGTTCTAGATGCGAATTTGTTTCATGCGCATGGTCAGCAATGGTCTAGATGCATATCTGGTAGTGTATTGGCATGTTCTTTTGAACTGATGACTAGGTGTTTAAGCAGAGTTGATGCGTAATCAAAATGTATATCTAGTTCGTATCTTGTATCCTGTATCCGAAATTTAGTTCCGATCTGATCTAAATTCAAGTGTATACAATATTATGCGTATTAACTTAGATTTTTTTGGGGAAAAAAATCGGATGTATATGTGTATACACCCATGCCAAGTGACCACACCATTGCAGTTGTTCCTTTAATCTCACCCCATACTTCCCCATACTCATTGCGACCATTGCAGTTGTTCCTTTAATCTTACCTTGTACTCTTGCTCGTCTCTTTGCAGGAACGTTGCTCGCACTTCCGGCGGCGGCGACATGAGGTACCACTACACCGCTCTTCTGTTTCACTGTAGATGTGTGCTGctttatctgttgaacatgtgaATATCTCTGTAACGTGATGCACTCGTTGTATTTTTATAGTTGCCGATATGGCTAGCTCTTCATAGTAGTTACCGTTTCTTGATTGGCTATGTGAGCCTCTAATGTATTATGTTGCTTACCGGCTATGTGTAGATTTATATAGATGTTTGATGGTATATTTTCCATTCCCATTTTCATTATTAGTTTGTTTCGTTGACCTGCCCCAAGATTTCAATGTCACCATAGGCAGCGGATCAGATTCTGTACATTTTACTATGTTGTAGAATTTGGCAGATTGAAATTAGTCTGCTGGGTCTTTTGTATGACTTAATGTATTTCTGGAAATTAGCATGCTAGCAATTCTCTTAGTGCTGGTTGGTTCCTTAAGCTGTACCTATGTAAATGTGGGGATTGGGTGAATATCTAACTTGTTAATCTTAGTAGTTGGAGTTCTCAGGGATTTTTCTGTCTTATTAGCCCATTGCTTGCTGCATTAGATTAGACTATTATATTCTGCAGGTTCAGTTTTGTAATATACTTCTGTTAGGTAGCAAGTTCTTTCCTGTTCCTTT
Coding sequences within:
- the LOC136453625 gene encoding F-box/LRR-repeat protein At1g67190-like; its protein translation is MELLPVEVVGNILSHLGVARDVMVASAVCRKWRDACRRHLRSLSFNSDDFPRDMTTRQLEIVITQTIFQTMGLQCLSIHIDNTHEFSAAPVIAWLMYTRETLRSLSYNVRTIPNVNILEKCGRQKLEMLDLDHNTITGVEPSYQRFTCLKSLSLRHVSISALDLSLLVAACPRIASLALDVLEVVTSDSQSTMELTSHTLKSLFAKSVGVDKIILDADNLEVLHLNALNLDLFELNGKGTLKHLKIDDVSVTHLDIGDNTDHLEAVDVSNFTIVWPKFYSMISRASNLRMLRFWGVVFDDEDEIVDSETIAVSFPLLRHLSLSYELRDGLLHYSLQGSSPLENVSVLELGWTVISEHFGPWVFGMIGRCPNLKKLVIHGVLSEAKTREERQMLASFTSFIVCLMRKYVHVDVQFEYE